A stretch of Spirochaeta cellobiosiphila DSM 17781 DNA encodes these proteins:
- a CDS encoding extracellular solute-binding protein, translating to MIKSSICNLLRILLIGVMILFAGCQKNGNENESGKKVTDITFLTPLSGADGSYMDKIIQGFNEANPDIKVSHFVVEQSTEYKQKLSTGVSSGSAPEVVLIRKFDMPLYFDQFEEIPIEDLMNHGIDTNDIYPNLLSGLERENSILGIPLDVWIFYMAYNRANFLEAGLDPDNPPINREEFVADMKALKRITPKGVTPYYEDLTWGWIWAHLLWQFGGDFLSEDFKSPAFKEKGVEVIKFLMQLQEEGIIPDTVVDAGPAFESGDSSVLITGVWTINAWYELFGSDFGYAAAPQLGSTQSVFGGSHIIALTKDGNADPIKREASMRWVKYLWDHMLDWYRAGQTPSRISIAESDELKEQLPLIWTVAQQVPYVKSFQMFPYISEVQDEISVYLQSALLTKELSPEEAMEKASEAVQYVLDDYWAMQ from the coding sequence ATGATAAAGAGTTCAATTTGTAATCTTTTAAGGATTTTACTCATAGGAGTAATGATTCTATTTGCGGGATGTCAAAAGAATGGTAATGAAAATGAATCTGGTAAGAAAGTTACAGATATTACCTTTCTAACACCACTATCAGGTGCAGATGGATCTTATATGGATAAGATTATCCAAGGGTTTAATGAAGCAAATCCGGATATAAAAGTATCCCATTTCGTTGTAGAACAATCTACAGAATACAAGCAAAAGCTTTCAACAGGAGTATCAAGCGGCTCAGCTCCAGAGGTTGTTCTAATAAGAAAATTTGATATGCCACTATATTTTGATCAATTTGAAGAAATTCCAATAGAAGATTTGATGAATCATGGTATTGATACTAATGATATCTACCCTAACCTATTATCAGGTCTTGAAAGGGAAAACAGTATCCTTGGTATACCTTTAGATGTATGGATTTTTTATATGGCCTACAACAGAGCCAACTTCCTTGAGGCGGGACTTGATCCAGACAATCCTCCCATAAATAGAGAAGAATTTGTAGCAGATATGAAGGCTTTAAAGAGGATAACCCCCAAAGGAGTAACTCCCTATTACGAAGATTTAACCTGGGGTTGGATATGGGCCCATCTGTTATGGCAATTTGGAGGAGATTTTCTAAGTGAAGACTTTAAGAGTCCTGCTTTTAAAGAAAAAGGAGTAGAAGTCATCAAGTTCCTTATGCAATTGCAGGAGGAAGGAATCATACCAGATACTGTAGTAGATGCAGGTCCTGCCTTTGAATCGGGAGATTCTTCTGTACTGATAACAGGGGTATGGACAATAAATGCCTGGTATGAACTATTCGGATCAGACTTTGGATATGCAGCAGCACCTCAACTGGGATCAACTCAATCCGTCTTTGGAGGTTCCCATATTATTGCTTTAACAAAGGATGGAAATGCAGATCCTATCAAACGGGAAGCCTCTATGCGATGGGTTAAATACTTGTGGGATCATATGCTGGATTGGTACAGAGCTGGTCAAACACCCTCCAGAATCTCTATTGCAGAAAGCGATGAATTAAAAGAACAGCTGCCTTTGATTTGGACAGTGGCTCAACAAGTTCCTTATGTAAAATCATTTCAAATGTTTCCCTATATCTCTGAAGTTCAGGATGAAATATCCGTGTATCTTCAATCAGCCTTACTCACAAAAGAGTTATCACCAGAAGAAGCAATGGAAAAGGCCTCTGAGGCCGTACAGTATGTATTGGATGATTATTGGGCTATGCAGTAA
- a CDS encoding carbohydrate ABC transporter permease: protein MKKNLSPWLYLLPHLMFFMIFIFIPLIINSGISFFNWSLLGKKAFIGIENYRRIASDPRFWQTVKNTVIFAAVSSPLVIVTGLLFASILTKDIKGKLWILIAIVSPTFFGSVGILTTWKWIFASHPGGLANYYLSHLGIIDNAISWFGTSTRSWIIIVIVTIWWIVGFSVLLYIGALKRIPSEQYEAAQLDGAGAFRRFVYITLPWIRNVLFFDIIRQILLAFGLFDQVYFFTEGGPAGSTRTMVYYLFSTGINRQALGRSAAISWYIFAVILIFAVIQLMGMTKSISNAEDN from the coding sequence ATGAAAAAAAATTTATCCCCCTGGTTATATCTATTACCACATCTAATGTTCTTTATGATTTTTATCTTTATTCCCTTAATTATTAACAGTGGAATTAGCTTTTTTAATTGGAGTTTATTAGGCAAGAAAGCATTTATAGGAATTGAAAACTATCGTCGGATAGCCTCAGATCCTCGATTCTGGCAAACGGTTAAAAACACTGTGATCTTTGCCGCCGTTAGTTCTCCCCTGGTTATTGTCACAGGCCTATTATTTGCCAGTATTTTAACGAAGGATATCAAAGGAAAACTCTGGATTCTTATAGCCATTGTCTCTCCCACTTTCTTCGGTTCCGTAGGAATACTAACAACATGGAAATGGATATTTGCCTCTCACCCCGGAGGTTTAGCCAATTACTACCTCAGTCATCTAGGAATTATTGATAACGCTATTTCCTGGTTTGGTACAAGCACTAGATCATGGATAATCATAGTAATCGTTACTATTTGGTGGATTGTCGGCTTTAGTGTTCTACTTTATATAGGGGCCTTGAAACGCATTCCTTCAGAACAGTATGAAGCCGCACAATTAGATGGTGCTGGTGCCTTTAGACGCTTTGTCTACATAACGTTGCCCTGGATCCGCAATGTTCTGTTCTTTGATATCATTAGGCAGATTTTATTAGCTTTTGGCCTATTTGATCAGGTGTACTTCTTTACAGAAGGAGGTCCGGCGGGTTCAACAAGAACCATGGTTTATTATCTATTTTCCACTGGAATCAATAGACAAGCCTTGGGCCGTTCTGCGGCTATTTCTTGGTATATCTTTGCTGTCATTTTAATATTTGCAGTGATCCAATTAATGGGAATGACCAAATCTATCTCAAATGCGGAGGATAACTAA
- a CDS encoding carbohydrate ABC transporter permease, which yields MIKRKTLGNAVLSVFSWIIGLLWFSPILWMLSTSLKPTKEAIQEVKPHWIPEHITFENYSYLFASISGISVTKGILNSFLVGLLTILLTIAVCIPAAYALSRLKFKGQRTIFLLYICVLAFPPILFLVPNYFIVHTLGLMDSFAALIFPAVGGTFGVFLLRQYMVGIAKDLEDAAWIDGCSKFRFMISIVTPFVKPALVVLSLMTFINSWNNFLWPLLVLNSPQKLTLPITLVRFTAGWGDPYRGIGVLMAGAFISTIPTLILFLGFYKYLLEGVTVGTVSK from the coding sequence ATGATTAAGAGAAAGACATTAGGAAATGCAGTATTATCTGTCTTTTCATGGATAATAGGCTTACTATGGTTCTCCCCCATACTATGGATGCTTTCGACCTCCCTTAAGCCGACAAAAGAAGCTATTCAAGAAGTCAAACCCCATTGGATACCGGAGCATATTACCTTTGAGAACTATTCCTATCTATTTGCCTCTATTAGCGGTATTAGTGTGACTAAGGGAATACTGAATAGCTTTCTAGTTGGACTACTGACTATTCTGCTTACTATTGCCGTGTGTATACCAGCGGCGTATGCCTTGTCACGACTTAAATTCAAAGGTCAAAGAACGATCTTTCTTCTGTATATCTGTGTACTAGCCTTCCCACCTATTTTGTTTTTAGTTCCTAATTATTTCATTGTCCATACCCTGGGGTTGATGGATAGCTTTGCTGCTTTAATCTTTCCTGCAGTGGGTGGCACCTTTGGAGTTTTCTTACTTAGACAGTATATGGTGGGTATTGCCAAAGATTTAGAAGATGCTGCCTGGATTGATGGATGCTCAAAGTTCCGATTCATGATTTCCATTGTGACACCCTTCGTTAAGCCTGCTCTGGTGGTTCTATCTTTGATGACCTTTATAAACTCATGGAATAACTTCCTATGGCCCTTATTAGTACTCAATTCCCCTCAGAAATTAACGTTACCAATAACCTTAGTTCGCTTTACCGCAGGTTGGGGTGATCCCTACCGGGGAATTGGGGTACTCATGGCAGGAGCTTTTATCTCTACGATTCCAACCTTAATCTTATTCTTAGGATTCTATAAATACCTACTAGAAGGAGTCACTGTAGGGACTGTAAGTAAGTAA
- a CDS encoding carbohydrate-binding family 9-like protein — protein sequence MTELHITQLPYVTPDIEVIGTYLEEHTQEHPINTVNWQAYPYTPEVHFWTAYNKDSLFIHYKVQEDYTKAIHTDNNSEVHKDSCVEFFVSPIDEYYFNFEFNAIGTKYAARRKSRQEYQFLDQNSLDRIETFSSLGNTPFSEVQLKDKWTLTIKIPLDILWIDRLPSKGDCFRANFYKCGDELTQAHFLTWSEINTPEPDFHRPEYFGKVILE from the coding sequence ATGACAGAACTTCACATAACACAGCTTCCCTATGTTACTCCAGATATAGAAGTTATAGGAACTTACCTAGAGGAGCACACACAAGAGCACCCCATTAATACTGTTAATTGGCAAGCTTATCCCTATACTCCGGAAGTTCATTTTTGGACAGCTTATAACAAGGATTCTCTTTTCATACATTATAAAGTTCAAGAAGATTACACAAAAGCAATTCACACAGACAATAACTCAGAGGTTCATAAGGATAGTTGTGTAGAGTTCTTTGTAAGCCCTATAGACGAGTATTACTTTAATTTTGAATTTAATGCCATTGGGACGAAATATGCGGCCAGAAGAAAGTCACGACAGGAATACCAATTCCTGGATCAAAACTCACTAGATAGAATTGAAACATTCTCATCATTAGGAAATACTCCCTTCTCTGAGGTTCAATTAAAAGATAAATGGACATTGACCATTAAAATCCCTCTGGACATTTTGTGGATAGATCGCCTTCCTTCAAAAGGGGACTGCTTTAGGGCCAATTTCTATAAATGCGGTGATGAATTAACACAGGCTCACTTTTTGACTTGGAGTGAGATAAACACTCCTGAACCAGATTTTCACAGACCAGAATATTTTGGGAAAGTGATATTAGAGTGA
- a CDS encoding YifB family Mg chelatase-like AAA ATPase, translating into MNTIYSHCPVGYEGYLVLIEVDIRPGIPGMDIVGLPDAAVRESRERVRIALKKSGFEMPRGRIVINLAPASLKKLGSRFDLSIALSILIESKQITVKERSMLVLGELELSGSVRAVPGSLGAIKMAKQNEISTLILPSDNVSQASLFPGEHIILGTSLTEVVNKLRDCQYSKIKWSKSIDTPSQPELLLEDIHGQKALKRAMCIAASGYHNLLLWGPPGGGKTMAALRLPALLPSMTKTEILEVSQIHSLKSNTRHDLILRRPFRMPHHTSSREGLIGGGRELLPGEVSLAHRGILFLDEAPEFKSSFLQALREPLESGRVDLARADNEYWFPSRFQLILTANPCPCGNLGKLDARCLCSSREIETYWKKLGGPLLDRIDIRIPVSPTNQAELLKEPSSEDSTLIVQNNVKAAWKRQIRRNNGKLNSHLSSREIAQYIKLPSELELVFFAEVKNTGLSSRAVHSVLKLALTISDYDGSNITKNCLWEAIKYRQYGNEPGWPLTTSL; encoded by the coding sequence ATGAACACCATATATAGCCATTGTCCTGTTGGATATGAAGGGTATCTTGTATTAATAGAAGTTGACATCCGTCCTGGTATTCCTGGTATGGATATCGTAGGCTTACCGGATGCTGCTGTTAGAGAAAGTCGTGAACGAGTGCGAATAGCACTTAAAAAGTCAGGATTTGAAATGCCTAGAGGCCGGATTGTTATTAACCTGGCTCCAGCCAGTTTAAAAAAACTTGGATCAAGATTCGACCTATCAATCGCATTGTCCATTTTGATAGAATCAAAGCAGATTACCGTTAAAGAAAGAAGTATGCTGGTTCTAGGAGAATTGGAGCTCTCCGGTTCTGTGAGAGCTGTTCCTGGCAGTTTGGGTGCTATAAAAATGGCAAAACAAAATGAAATATCTACATTAATATTGCCTTCTGACAACGTATCCCAGGCCTCCTTATTTCCTGGGGAACATATTATCTTAGGTACTTCTTTAACGGAGGTAGTCAATAAACTAAGAGACTGTCAATATTCTAAAATTAAATGGTCAAAATCAATAGATACCCCAAGTCAGCCTGAATTATTGTTAGAAGATATTCATGGTCAAAAGGCTTTGAAAAGAGCTATGTGCATAGCTGCCTCTGGATATCATAATCTCCTCCTATGGGGGCCCCCTGGTGGTGGGAAAACAATGGCGGCCCTGCGTTTACCCGCTTTGCTTCCCTCTATGACTAAAACAGAGATCTTGGAAGTATCACAAATCCATTCCTTAAAATCAAATACCAGACATGATTTAATCCTAAGGCGCCCCTTTAGGATGCCTCATCATACTTCTTCCCGGGAAGGTTTAATTGGAGGTGGTCGGGAATTATTACCGGGAGAAGTCTCATTAGCCCATAGAGGTATTTTATTTCTTGATGAAGCTCCGGAATTTAAGTCTTCTTTTTTACAAGCCCTTAGAGAACCTCTGGAATCCGGCCGTGTTGATTTGGCCAGAGCTGATAATGAGTATTGGTTCCCTAGTCGTTTTCAACTTATATTGACAGCAAACCCCTGTCCTTGCGGGAATTTAGGCAAACTAGACGCAAGATGTCTTTGTTCAAGTAGAGAGATCGAAACCTATTGGAAAAAATTAGGAGGTCCTCTCCTGGATCGTATTGATATTAGAATTCCCGTATCTCCTACAAATCAGGCGGAATTATTGAAAGAACCATCCTCAGAAGATTCTACCCTTATAGTACAGAATAATGTAAAGGCAGCCTGGAAACGCCAGATAAGGCGTAATAATGGTAAGTTGAACTCCCATTTATCAAGTAGAGAGATAGCCCAATATATCAAGCTCCCATCTGAGTTAGAATTAGTATTTTTTGCAGAGGTAAAAAATACTGGTCTAAGCTCTCGGGCTGTGCATTCCGTATTAAAGCTTGCACTGACCATTAGTGATTATGATGGTTCTAATATTACCAAAAATTGCTTATGGGAAGCGATTAAGTATCGACAATATGGGAATGAACCAGGATGGCCACTGACAACATCACTCTAA
- a CDS encoding DHA2 family efflux MFS transporter permease subunit, producing MVEMQKRNENLMIFSLLIGGVLTQLSTSTVNIAIPNFMAAFNSSLDMVRWTITGFMLATGIIAPITCYLGERFSYKYLYVTALLGFTLSSVGCALATNIQTLILFRILQGIFNGIAMPASMSIIYQVIERHRQALAMSLVSFALTIAPAIGPTLSGFLIESFGWKSIFIFNIPIGLITTLLVIKSIPFYKLNPPEGFDLIGFITSIMATTLLLVGVSNISIWGWDSIKFLTFITGGLVLFVIFMLRQKYATYPILDISVFKNTTFSISMLLRGIVTMGLYAGSLLTPLFLQDGQGSSALHAGLVLLPASFAMAITTIIIGRIYNKVKPVMIIQIGILSMCIGSYLLSKTSISTSHLYIMGSLAFRNIGIAMALITTTMFGMASLDRKVSGNGSAINNWISQSIGCFSIGIFTSLLSSRTIHYKKIMPLINNDKLSLIQSINDIYLISVFIIFIGFLVTFLFKRSSNLLTRGR from the coding sequence ATGGTTGAAATGCAAAAGCGTAATGAGAATTTAATGATATTCAGTTTATTAATAGGAGGAGTGCTGACCCAGCTTTCTACCAGTACTGTTAATATTGCGATTCCTAATTTTATGGCTGCTTTTAACAGCTCACTGGATATGGTCAGGTGGACTATAACAGGATTTATGCTGGCCACAGGTATAATCGCCCCCATTACTTGCTACTTAGGGGAGAGGTTCAGCTACAAATACCTTTACGTAACGGCTTTATTAGGATTTACCTTAAGTTCCGTCGGCTGCGCCCTTGCCACTAATATTCAAACCCTGATTCTTTTTCGTATCCTACAGGGTATTTTTAACGGAATTGCCATGCCTGCTTCTATGTCTATCATTTATCAGGTTATCGAAAGGCATCGTCAAGCTTTAGCCATGAGTCTTGTTAGTTTTGCCCTTACAATCGCTCCTGCAATTGGTCCAACCTTGAGTGGATTCCTTATTGAATCCTTCGGATGGAAATCAATCTTTATCTTCAACATTCCCATAGGTTTGATAACTACCTTATTAGTTATTAAATCCATTCCCTTTTATAAGCTAAATCCCCCGGAAGGTTTTGATCTTATTGGCTTTATAACCAGTATAATGGCTACCACATTATTGCTCGTAGGGGTTAGTAATATTTCTATATGGGGCTGGGACTCTATAAAGTTTCTTACTTTTATAACGGGTGGTTTGGTGTTATTCGTCATTTTTATGTTGCGACAAAAATATGCTACCTATCCTATACTCGATATAAGTGTTTTTAAAAATACGACCTTTTCCATAAGTATGTTATTGAGAGGTATTGTGACCATGGGGTTATATGCAGGATCTTTATTAACACCTCTGTTCTTACAGGATGGGCAGGGTAGTTCAGCTCTCCACGCTGGGTTGGTGCTATTACCAGCATCATTCGCTATGGCCATCACAACGATCATCATTGGTAGAATCTATAATAAAGTTAAACCTGTTATGATCATTCAGATAGGAATATTAAGTATGTGCATTGGTTCCTATTTATTATCCAAGACTTCAATCTCAACCAGTCATCTCTATATAATGGGGAGTCTGGCCTTTAGAAATATAGGAATTGCCATGGCCCTTATCACAACTACCATGTTTGGTATGGCCTCCTTAGATCGAAAGGTCTCAGGGAATGGATCGGCTATTAATAACTGGATTTCACAGAGTATTGGTTGCTTTTCCATTGGAATCTTTACCTCTCTTTTGTCATCCCGTACCATACATTACAAGAAGATCATGCCCCTCATAAACAATGATAAGCTGTCCCTTATTCAAAGTATTAATGACATCTATCTCATATCTGTTTTTATTATTTTTATTGGCTTTCTTGTGACCTTTCTGTTTAAGAGATCTAGTAACTTACTAACAAGAGGAAGGTGA
- a CDS encoding PadR family transcriptional regulator, whose product MNKLTYGLLSLLASESLTGYELTSRIKTFWHTNHSAIYPLLTNMVKNDLLSYVWIKQKGKPDKKLYSITEQGITKLKEWIHDDLEMPTKKDELTMRFFSIQILNDEEIRQLLGKAKQRCLTRIDMYNKKLSDLKKKFGDKFMTLKSPKIGSFLLLQKGIKDVELELEWCEWVEGLISKEDKTPIREL is encoded by the coding sequence ATGAATAAATTAACCTATGGTCTTCTTAGTTTATTGGCTTCCGAATCATTAACCGGTTATGAATTAACCTCGAGAATCAAAACCTTCTGGCACACGAATCATAGTGCTATCTACCCACTACTCACGAATATGGTAAAGAATGATTTGCTTAGTTATGTATGGATAAAACAAAAGGGAAAGCCAGATAAAAAACTTTACTCAATAACCGAACAGGGCATCACAAAATTAAAAGAATGGATACATGATGATCTAGAGATGCCCACAAAAAAAGATGAATTAACGATGAGATTCTTTTCTATTCAGATATTGAATGATGAGGAAATACGACAATTACTGGGGAAAGCCAAACAGAGGTGCCTAACCCGCATAGATATGTATAATAAAAAACTTAGTGACTTAAAGAAGAAATTTGGAGATAAGTTTATGACTCTCAAGTCACCTAAGATCGGATCATTCCTCTTATTGCAAAAAGGAATAAAGGATGTTGAACTGGAATTAGAATGGTGTGAATGGGTTGAAGGACTGATTTCTAAGGAGGATAAGACTCCTATTAGGGAACTTTGA
- a CDS encoding glycoside hydrolase, which translates to MATGSPWGSDMYKFKNEAKVQELLEMFYLNPPLYKMSRNRLKEKKKELIHNYQSFFPLPTIY; encoded by the coding sequence TTGGCCACCGGAAGCCCCTGGGGATCGGATATGTATAAATTCAAGAACGAGGCAAAGGTCCAGGAACTATTAGAAATGTTCTACCTCAATCCTCCCCTATATAAAATGAGTAGGAATAGGCTGAAGGAGAAAAAGAAAGAGCTTATTCATAACTACCAGTCCTTTTTCCCCCTCCCGACTATCTACTAA
- a CDS encoding MFS transporter has product MNRVEYKQESKMAGKDSLNKSLILIMSIASGLTVANLYYVQPLLAEIAAYFHIGLGYSGLMATFTQVGDALGLLLILPMADIWEKRKLILTMLSGAFIFLLILFFSPTMSIALFASFGIGFCSVVPQLIIPFAVQLSSPKERGKVIGSIMSGLLIGILLSRVVSGFIGKYMVWKNIYAIAACCMLLLWLVLRFALPQRYGDSNIKYTESLKSMSSLLKQFPVLRESSIIGFMGMLAFSAFWTALTFLLQSSNYHMGADVAGLFGLVGVVGALFSPLAGKLSDKRGPRFTVGINIVVIIAAYVVFAFWGFKVSGLIIGVILLDLGIQSCNVSNQTRIHQLSDEARSRVTSIYMVFYLLGGSLGSLLGALSFQHFGWIGVCFVGFLSQFIAGTVHIRGSGHLLEIQMSRH; this is encoded by the coding sequence ATGAATAGAGTAGAGTACAAACAAGAATCGAAAATGGCTGGAAAAGATTCTTTGAATAAGTCCCTAATTCTGATTATGTCTATAGCTAGTGGGTTGACGGTCGCCAATCTATATTATGTTCAGCCATTGTTGGCAGAAATTGCTGCTTATTTTCATATTGGATTAGGATATTCAGGTCTGATGGCTACTTTTACACAAGTTGGAGATGCCTTAGGGTTATTGCTAATTCTGCCTATGGCCGATATTTGGGAAAAACGAAAACTCATCCTGACAATGTTATCAGGGGCGTTTATATTTCTGTTAATACTATTTTTCTCTCCAACGATGAGCATAGCATTATTTGCATCTTTTGGAATTGGCTTTTGCTCTGTTGTTCCCCAGCTAATAATACCTTTTGCTGTACAGCTGTCATCACCAAAGGAAAGGGGAAAGGTAATTGGGAGTATAATGAGTGGTTTGTTGATCGGTATTTTACTATCACGAGTGGTTAGTGGCTTCATTGGAAAATATATGGTTTGGAAAAACATTTATGCCATAGCCGCTTGTTGTATGTTGTTGCTTTGGTTGGTATTACGTTTTGCTCTCCCCCAAAGATATGGAGACTCCAATATTAAATACACCGAATCTCTAAAATCAATGTCCTCTTTACTGAAGCAGTTTCCAGTATTGAGAGAATCCTCAATTATTGGATTTATGGGTATGCTTGCATTCAGTGCCTTTTGGACAGCATTAACATTTTTACTGCAAAGTTCTAATTATCATATGGGGGCGGATGTAGCTGGCTTATTTGGTTTAGTTGGAGTCGTAGGTGCATTATTTTCACCATTGGCAGGCAAGCTTTCGGATAAAAGGGGGCCAAGATTTACTGTGGGAATAAATATTGTTGTTATCATTGCTGCTTATGTCGTTTTTGCCTTTTGGGGATTTAAGGTCTCTGGACTCATTATTGGTGTCATACTCCTTGATTTAGGGATTCAATCTTGTAATGTCAGTAATCAGACCAGAATCCATCAGTTAAGTGATGAGGCACGTAGTCGTGTCACTTCTATTTATATGGTCTTTTATCTTTTAGGCGGATCATTAGGTTCTTTATTAGGAGCCTTAAGTTTTCAGCACTTTGGTTGGATAGGCGTATGCTTTGTTGGATTTCTCAGTCAGTTTATTGCAGGCACGGTACATATTAGGGGCTCTGGCCATCTGCTGGAAATACAGATGTCTAGGCATTAG
- a CDS encoding AraC family transcriptional regulator, with translation MIIQELRKMVYPIIASEFNEERTRVSNLLSHLKFSYLQQETTFERIIYEPLISLILQGSKETIWNDKTFKIGTGDCLCICHDMPLISRVVEYPYMSIVFRVDINILRSLYDDIKDVPFSSFDNKAVEVHQPDNELTDALKRYLMLAQSEGDVKIMGPMIIKEIHYRLITGSFGPIFRNLVYFNSNASTISRAITFIRNNFNDRINMPELAGTLGMSSTSFYRHFKKITAISPLQYQKEIRLITARNLLLMNAKTVTDVAYQVGYESPNQFSREYSHKFGVSPKEDFNKNKIQKQNSLDIYSQT, from the coding sequence ATGATCATTCAAGAGCTGAGAAAAATGGTTTATCCCATTATTGCATCAGAATTTAATGAAGAAAGAACAAGGGTAAGCAATCTTCTTTCCCATCTTAAGTTTTCCTATCTACAACAAGAAACGACTTTTGAGAGAATCATATATGAACCACTCATTAGCCTTATATTGCAAGGATCAAAAGAAACTATATGGAATGATAAGACTTTCAAGATAGGAACGGGGGATTGTCTATGCATCTGTCATGATATGCCTCTGATCTCCAGAGTCGTAGAATATCCCTATATGTCGATCGTTTTCCGTGTGGATATAAATATATTAAGAAGTCTGTATGATGATATAAAGGATGTTCCCTTTTCTTCCTTTGATAACAAAGCAGTTGAGGTTCATCAGCCGGATAATGAGCTCACTGATGCCTTAAAACGCTATCTTATGCTTGCACAATCTGAGGGTGATGTAAAAATAATGGGACCTATGATTATCAAAGAAATTCATTACAGATTAATCACAGGTTCATTTGGTCCCATTTTTAGAAATTTAGTTTACTTTAACAGTAATGCAAGTACGATTTCGAGAGCCATCACCTTTATTCGAAACAACTTCAACGACCGGATAAATATGCCTGAATTAGCAGGGACTCTGGGAATGAGCTCCACCTCCTTTTATAGGCACTTTAAAAAAATCACAGCCATAAGCCCTTTACAATATCAAAAAGAGATACGCCTCATTACAGCAAGGAATTTACTGTTAATGAATGCCAAAACAGTGACAGATGTGGCTTATCAAGTAGGCTATGAAAGTCCAAATCAATTTTCCAGAGAGTACTCTCATAAATTTGGAGTATCCCCCAAAGAAGATTTCAATAAGAATAAAATCCAAAAACAGAACTCTTTAGATATATATTCTCAAACATAA
- a CDS encoding nitroreductase family protein, which produces MSFITIDSENCTHCGACVKDCPVGIIRQDKGQLPYGVEADKDSCILCGHCVAICSKGSFEHSMLAPDEFKPVYDLPLDSKSIGHFLSSRRSVRIFKKSPVPKEQIEQLLEVARRAPTASNSQQVSWNIIADADRLERIRTLTLDWISKARRLSIYTKMEEQGRDVVLRGGPNLVVAYSPEEYTWAQGDCAIALTYMELHASSMDLGACWAGLVTSASKSDPKLRDVLGVPEGYIVGGALILGPTNQKYYKIPPRKVGTVSWL; this is translated from the coding sequence ATGTCATTTATAACAATTGATTCAGAAAACTGCACTCACTGTGGCGCCTGTGTAAAGGATTGTCCTGTTGGTATTATTAGGCAGGACAAAGGACAATTACCCTATGGAGTAGAAGCCGATAAAGACAGCTGTATCTTATGCGGACACTGTGTAGCAATATGTTCAAAGGGCTCTTTTGAACATTCTATGTTGGCTCCGGATGAGTTTAAGCCCGTATATGACCTTCCTCTTGATTCAAAATCTATCGGTCATTTTCTAAGTTCCAGAAGATCCGTTAGAATCTTTAAGAAATCCCCTGTACCAAAAGAGCAAATTGAACAACTCCTGGAAGTTGCACGAAGGGCTCCTACTGCCTCAAATTCTCAACAGGTGAGTTGGAATATCATAGCAGATGCTGATCGGCTTGAGCGAATTAGGACATTAACCCTTGATTGGATTTCAAAAGCAAGACGACTTTCCATTTATACTAAAATGGAAGAACAAGGCAGGGATGTCGTTTTACGTGGGGGACCTAATTTGGTGGTTGCTTATAGTCCTGAAGAATACACTTGGGCCCAAGGGGATTGTGCTATCGCACTAACATATATGGAACTCCATGCTTCTTCCATGGACCTGGGAGCGTGCTGGGCTGGATTGGTTACCTCAGCAAGTAAATCTGATCCTAAGCTAAGAGATGTCTTGGGCGTACCTGAAGGATACATCGTAGGCGGTGCTTTAATATTAGGACCTACCAATCAAAAATATTATAAGATACCACCCCGGAAAGTAGGAACGGTAAGCTGGTTGTAA
- a CDS encoding winged helix-turn-helix transcriptional regulator gives MLTQQLRELEASRLISREVYPVVPPRTEYSLTDFGRTLLPVLDSLHEWGKTHIYNEKTEIE, from the coding sequence ATGTTGACTCAACAACTTCGGGAACTTGAAGCTTCCAGATTGATTTCACGTGAGGTTTATCCAGTGGTTCCTCCCAGAACGGAATACAGTTTGACTGACTTTGGAAGAACATTATTACCTGTATTGGATTCATTACACGAATGGGGTAAGACTCATATCTACAATGAGAAGACAGAAATAGAATGA